In the Catenovulum adriaticum genome, ATTTAACTTAACGACCTTTGAGATATAAGTGAGAGCCTGAGGGCGAATACTTTATATCTACTAACCAAATTGTAAAATGGTTGCGGGAGCAGGATTTGAACCTACGACCTTCGGGTTATGAGCCCGACGAGCTACCAGACTGCTCCATCCCGCGACAATTCTTTTGTTAATCGCTACAACTTAAAAGTGCGTTGCTGCGTAACGAGGCGTGCATACTAATGGATTTGTTTTATATTGCAAGCTTTAATCTTAAATAATATTTCAGTTGCTCAATTGGTAATCAATTTGCCTTGTTTATTATTAATTTTCAGCTTAACTGTAAATTAATAACTTATATCTATATCTTAATTATCTATTTTAGCAGAAATTGTTTAATGGAATATAATTAGATTAACTTTTTAGGAATTAGGTGGTAAGACCACTATATTGTGTTAAAATATTGTAATTGTATATGTAAAGTCTAATTTGTTTAATTAGTATTATCCTACTTGGAGTTGTAGAAGGAGTTAAATTAATATGAGTCGATTTGTACGGTTAAGCACTATAAAGTTAGTGCCTGTTATTGCCGCAAGCTTTTTGAGCGTTTCAAATTCTTTTGCTGCCCAGTTTGATATTGCTGGTTTAGACGTTAGCTTTGATTCTACATTTACGCTGGGCACAAGTTATAGAGTTGAAAATAGAGACTGGTCATTAATTGGGAAAAATAATCATCCCAATGTTCAATGGGCAAACGAGCAAGGTCCTTACAACGCGGTGTTAAATCCGATATATGATCCCGCCGATATTTGGGATCAACCTGGCTCATATTCTGCAAATGGTGACTTAGCAAATTTAAATCATGATCCAGGCGAAGCATTTTCTCGAATGTTCTCAGGAACGCACGAGTTAGATATCAATGCAGGTGACTGGGGTGTTTTTACTCGGTTTATGTATTTTTACGATCAGGCTGCACAACAAAAGAAAGCATGGAAACATCCGTTAACAGGTGAATATTATGACCTTTGTGCTGATAAACAAGCCAAAGAAAGAATTTGCCAAGATTTTCGCTTTTTAGATGCTTTTGTCTATGGCTACTTTGATATTGCAGATAAACCCGTCTCCGTCAAATTAGGTAAACAAGTAGTAAGCTGGGGGGAAAGTTCGTTAATCGCGCATGGGATTAACGCTATTAACCCGGTTGATATATCTCGATTAAAAGCGCCAGGTGCTGAATTAAAAGAAGCTTTTATTCCGGTTGGCATGTTATGGGGATCGATTAGTTTAACGGATAATATTTATTTAGATGCCTTTTATCAGTATGAATGGCAAGAAACTATTTTACCGGCACCTGGTAGCTATTTTTCAACCAATGATTTTGCTGGATATGGCGGCTATCAAAATAATGTGCAAATTGGTTTTACTCAAAACCCAGACATTAATACCGAATATTTGGTGAATCAGCTAAATGGCTCTGTTAAGGGGTATTTAAATGCAAATATTGATGATATTAATAATTTAGTTGGGCAAATTGCGCAGGCAGATGCAAGCCAGCAAGCACAATTAGCCGAACAATTTTATCAAATCACGGCCCCTTATTATTTATACGGTACAAAAACAGCGATTAAAGCTAGAGAAGAAAATGGTGACCAAAAACCGAAAAATGGCGGTCAGTACGGGTTAAAACTTGGGGTTTATTCGCCAGATTTAAATGACTCTGAATTTGGTTTTTATTTTATGAACTACCATAGTCGTCGACCAATTAATTCAGGTAAAGCGAGTAATTTTGAGTTGGGTAGTGTTTATCAGGATATTCAATATTTGTTAAATAATACAATTTCAAATAAAAATTTCCAAAATTTGAATGTATTTACCCAAGCTTATTTAGAATACCCAGAAGACATTAAACTATATGGGTTTAGTTTTAATACCAGTATCAATGAAACAGCACTTGCAGGCGAAATTGCTTACCGTCAAGATGAACCATTGCAAGTCGATGATGTTGAGTTACTTTATGCTGGGATGCCTGAACAATTAGCAAATGCAGGTTTACGTCCAGATTTGGAAGGAGTCTCGCAATTACCAGAAGTACCCTCTGGTGGTATTGCACAAGGTTATATTTTACGGGATACAGTACAGGCGCAAGCCACATTGACACATTTATTTGGTCCAATGTTAGGATCTGATTCGCTTGCCTTGCTAGGGGAGGCAGGTGTTGTTCACATTCAAGATATGCCTGAATACGATGAATTAAGGTTAAATGGCCCAGGCACAGCTCGCGGTGGGGTTTTACCTGTGAATCAAGGTTTAATTACTGGTCTTTCAAATGGGATAGAAACGACGCCTTTCCCGACTGCTTCAGCGTGGGGTTATAAAATTTTAGCTAGATTGTCTTACAATAATTTATTTTATGGTGTAAATGTTCAGCCTAAAATTGTATTTTCGCACGATGTTAATGGCATAACCCCAGATCCTATGTTTTTATTTGTCGAAGATCGCAAATCAGCTGCATTTAGTGTTAATTTCGATTATCAAAGTAAGCTAGCGGTAGAATTAGGCTACAATTCATTTTGGGGCGGAGTTGGTAAAAGTAATGGTTTTGCGGATAGAGACTATGTATCACTAAGCGTTAAATATTCGCTTTAATTTAGCAGTAGTATTGCTAAATTAATTGAAGGCACTAGTTTTTAGTGAGATGAAAAGGATATTCATTATTAAATTTATAAGGTTGTATTTATGAGTGTATTGATAAAATCGCGAATTTCTTTATTGGTAA is a window encoding:
- a CDS encoding DUF1302 domain-containing protein, encoding MSRFVRLSTIKLVPVIAASFLSVSNSFAAQFDIAGLDVSFDSTFTLGTSYRVENRDWSLIGKNNHPNVQWANEQGPYNAVLNPIYDPADIWDQPGSYSANGDLANLNHDPGEAFSRMFSGTHELDINAGDWGVFTRFMYFYDQAAQQKKAWKHPLTGEYYDLCADKQAKERICQDFRFLDAFVYGYFDIADKPVSVKLGKQVVSWGESSLIAHGINAINPVDISRLKAPGAELKEAFIPVGMLWGSISLTDNIYLDAFYQYEWQETILPAPGSYFSTNDFAGYGGYQNNVQIGFTQNPDINTEYLVNQLNGSVKGYLNANIDDINNLVGQIAQADASQQAQLAEQFYQITAPYYLYGTKTAIKAREENGDQKPKNGGQYGLKLGVYSPDLNDSEFGFYFMNYHSRRPINSGKASNFELGSVYQDIQYLLNNTISNKNFQNLNVFTQAYLEYPEDIKLYGFSFNTSINETALAGEIAYRQDEPLQVDDVELLYAGMPEQLANAGLRPDLEGVSQLPEVPSGGIAQGYILRDTVQAQATLTHLFGPMLGSDSLALLGEAGVVHIQDMPEYDELRLNGPGTARGGVLPVNQGLITGLSNGIETTPFPTASAWGYKILARLSYNNLFYGVNVQPKIVFSHDVNGITPDPMFLFVEDRKSAAFSVNFDYQSKLAVELGYNSFWGGVGKSNGFADRDYVSLSVKYSL